The Salvelinus fontinalis isolate EN_2023a chromosome 9, ASM2944872v1, whole genome shotgun sequence genome has a window encoding:
- the LOC129861893 gene encoding immunoglobulin superfamily containing leucine-rich repeat protein 2-like, which produces MARIGYFNFREVVNMASWRLVCVLAVWTSVLGLAQCCPETCSCLDKYTHQFTDCAYKDLLLVPIGLPSNVTTLSLSANKIKHLKAKSFINVTQVTSLWLAHNEMVTIERDSLAPLNQLRNLDLSYNKIISFPWEDLANLTALQLLKMNNNEMINLPKDAFSTLEDLRSLRINNNRFTTIVQGTFTSLSSMSHLQIYNNPFTCSCSLEWLRDWITESKISVPEQDSIVCEAPEHLQGALVTKMPKLDCKAPTVSITYQPNLDNTELYEGFMVILNCETKGNPKPEVSWEVVNAGNQKFTFSLPSVVSVKNDSPINDKSTNSRFLVFQNGTMIIPRMSKKEDGNYSCSAVNDLGKANSTAKVVVAGTKKQAINSMLDTTVDKILRPSGGNKPGPKMTNNIINWPKSDSEKTKNIPTGSSVKHADGSVQAGEGSEELPFTSKCGVSDGTQYISNHAFNLSLDQLKQYTFDFGVIALEVSETEAKVQLNPLHLPNSKNDLHLSHNENLETVDKEPFSLYQASTKTTPLDVLYLCFNTGNGHSVVQWSRIEEGINAYKFQGLQPGTNYTLCLTYGGQDCQVQVIFTTRKKIPSLLIIVMVSTFLLVLATVPLLGATCCHLLNKYQGKTYKRIIKAAQKNTDQMDKHMFGGDFDPRASFVESEKNSNPSEIEEGEGEDGQDREELQGSVVTESIPGSTFKFEVGSEYSDRLPLGAEAVNISEDGNGNYKESNR; this is translated from the exons ATGGCAAGGATTGGATATTTTAATTTCAGAGAG GTGGTGAACATGGCGTCGTGGCGGCTGGTCTGTGTCCTGGCAGTGTGGACCTCTGTGTTGGGtctggcccagtgttgtccagaGACCTGTAGCTGTCTGGATAAATACACCCACCAGTTCACTGACTGTGCCTACAAAGACCTGCTGTTAGTTCCCATAGGCCTCCCCTCCAACGtcaccacgctctctctctctgccaacaAGATCAAACACCTGAAGGCCAAGAGCTTTATTAACGTCACCCAG GTGACCTCCCTATGGCTGGCCCACAATGAGATGGTGACCATCGAGAGGGACTCTCTGGCCCCGCTGAATCAGCTGCGAAACCTGGACCTCAGCTACAACAAGATCATCAGCTTCCCCTGGGAGGACCTGGCCAACCTCACCGCTCTTCAGCTGCTCAAGATGAACAACAACGAGATGATCAACCTCCCTAAAGATGCCTTCTCCACTCTCGAAGACCTGAGGTCCCTGAGGATCAACAACAACAGGTTCACTACCATCGTCCAGGGGACCTTCACCTCGCTAAGCTCCATGTCTCACCTTCAGATCTACAACAACCCTTTCACCTGCTCCTGCAGTCTGGAGTGGCTGAGAGACTGGATCACGGAGTCTAAGATCTCTGTCCCAGAGCAGGACTCTATCGTCTGCGAGGCCCCAGAGCATCTGCAAGGGGCCCTGGTGACCAAGATGCCCAAACTGGACTGCAAGGCCCCGACGGTGTCCATCACCTAccagccaaacctggacaacaCTGAGCTATACGAAGGGTTTATGGTGATTCTCAACTGTGAGACCAAGGGCAACCCCAAACCAGAGGTCAGCTGGGAGGTGGTGAACGCAGGGAACCAGAAGTTCACATTCAGTTTGCCCTCTGTGGTCAGCGTGAAGAATGACTCGCCCATCAACGATAAAAGCACCAACAGCCGGTTCCTGGTCTTCCAGAACGGCACCATGATCATCCCCCGTATGAGCAAGAAGGAGGATGGGAACTACAGCTGCTCAGCTGTCAACGATCTCGGTAAAGCAAACAGCACAGCGAAGGTAGTAGTGGCGGGCACCAAGAAACAAGCCATTAACTCCATGCTGGACACCACAGTAGATAAGATCCTCCGTCCGTCTGGTGGAAACAAGCCGGGACCTAAGATGACCAACAACATCATCAACTGGCCCAAGTCCGACTCTGAGAAGACCAAGAACATTCCAACTGGGTCGTCTGTTAAACACGCCGATGGCTCAGTGCAAGCTGGCGAGGGCTCAGAGGAGCTGCCGTTTACCAGTAAGTGTGGCGTCAGCGATGGCACTCAGTACATCTCCAACCACGCATTCAACCTCAGTCTGGACCAGCTGAAGCAGTACACCTTTGATTTCGGCGTCATCGCGTTGGAAGTGTCCGAGACCGAGGCCAAAGTGCAGCTCAATCCTCTGCACCTCCCCAACAGTAAGAACGACCTTCATCTCAGCCACAATGAGAACCTAGAGACCGTCGACAAAGAACCGTTCAGCCTCTATCAAGCCTCAACCAAAACAACCCCTCTGGACGTGCTCTATCTGTGTTTTAACACTGGTAACGGCCACTCTGTGGTGCAGTGGTCCCGGATAGAAGAGGGGATCAATGCCTATAAGTTCCAGGGCCTACAACCAGGCACCAACTACACCCTGTGTCTGACCTACGGAGGGCAGGACTGTCAGGTCCAGGTAATCTTCACAACTAGGAAGAAGATTCCTTCTCTGTTGATCATAGTGATGGTTAGTACCTTCCTGTTGGTGCTGGCTACAGTCCCTCTGCTGGGAGCCACCTGCTGTCATCTCTTAAACAAGTACCAGGGAAAGACTTACAAACGGATCATTAAGGCGGCGCAGAAGAACACAGATCAAATGGATAAACATATGTTTGGAGGTGATTTCGACCCCCGGGCGTCCTTTGTGGAGTCGGAGAAGAATTCTAACCCAAGTGAGATagaagaaggagaaggggaggacggacaggacagggaggagttgCAGGGGAGTGTGGTTACAGAGTCTATCCCGGGTTCTACATTCAAATTTGAGGTGGGTTCGGAGTACAGCGATAGATTACCGTTGGGCGCTGAGGCGGTGAATATCTCTGAGGATGGAAACGGTAACTACAAAGAGTCGAATCGCTGA